GCGCCGCGGGGTGTGCCGCTCGCGATCGTCGCGCCGCCGGTCGTCGCGGACACCGTCGCAGCAGAGGCGAACGAGCTCCCCAACCGACCGTTCGCGGCGCTGCCGGTCGCGACGGAGGAGGAGGCGACCCGAGCGCTGCTCAACGCAGACGTACGCGGCGTCGTGGTCGTCGACATCGCGCACACCGACGACGTGCTCCTGATCGACGGCGCGGCCGACCCCACGCTCAACCAGGCGATCGCGGCGCAGGTCCGGGCGCTGGCATCCGGTCGCGACCGCACCGTGACCGAGCGCGCTCTGCGCCCCGACACCGACCCCGACATCGCGACGGTGCGCCTGGTCGTCCTCTGCTGCGGCTGGGGTGGATTCGCACTGGTCGTCGCGATCTCCTTCTGGCGCGGGCCGTTCGCGCGTACGTTCAGGCTCGGTCTGGCCCGGATCGCCGGCGTGTTGGCAGCAGCCGCCGCCGCGGGGCTGGCGGTCGCCCTGGCGTTGCGGGGGGACGGGGGCGCGACCGACCTCGCCGTCGTCGCGGTCGCCGCCGGTGCCGTGCTGGTCACCGCTGCCCTGGTGACCCTCGCGCTCGAGGCGCTGGCCGGGTACGCCGGGCTGGCCGTGGCCGCCGCGCTCTTCGTCGGTCTGTCGCTGCCACTCACCCTGCGGGTCGACCCGCTGCTGCTCTCCCGTCCGTGGGGTGACCTGGTCGTCCACGGGCCGCCCGGCGCGTCCCTCGACGCCGTCGCTGCTGCCGTGCTCCACGGTGGCAACGGTCTTGCTCGCCCCGCCCTGGTCCTGACGTCGTGGGCGCTGGTGGCGCTGGCCGTCCTCGTCCTGACGCGGCGGGAGGCGGCGAGCGGCGCACCGGTCCCGGCATTCGGCACGTCGCCCGCGCCGGCACCGGAGCAGCGGCTGCGGCGATGGCGACTGCACGTGCTCGCCGCGATCGCCCCCGGCGTACTGCTGCTCCTCGTGCTGCAGGTGGCTCTGGACCGCGTCGGCGAGGACCGGCTCGCGGCCGCCGTCGAACCGCCGTCGCGCGCGACGACGACGGAGTGCGTCGGCACCGGCGAGTTCCGCTCGGTGGCCGACCTCAACCGGGTCACCACGCAGCTACGGGCGGGCCCGGAGTTCCAGGGTGCCGACGTGGGCGCGAGCGTCCGGCTGCAGGACGGCCGCCGACTGATGATGTTCGGCGACACGCTGCGTGCGGCGCGCTTCGACGGCCAGCGCTTCGTGCGCA
The nucleotide sequence above comes from Nocardioides massiliensis. Encoded proteins:
- a CDS encoding DUF4185 domain-containing protein, which gives rise to MAARNPMSSRSLGWTGALLLIPLFVIAVVAHDASETAPRGVPLAIVAPPVVADTVAAEANELPNRPFAALPVATEEEATRALLNADVRGVVVVDIAHTDDVLLIDGAADPTLNQAIAAQVRALASGRDRTVTERALRPDTDPDIATVRLVVLCCGWGGFALVVAISFWRGPFARTFRLGLARIAGVLAAAAAAGLAVALALRGDGGATDLAVVAVAAGAVLVTAALVTLALEALAGYAGLAVAAALFVGLSLPLTLRVDPLLLSRPWGDLVVHGPPGASLDAVAAAVLHGGNGLARPALVLTSWALVALAVLVLTRREAASGAPVPAFGTSPAPAPEQRLRRWRLHVLAAIAPGVLLLLVLQVALDRVGEDRLAAAVEPPSRATTTECVGTGEFRSVADLNRVTTQLRAGPEFQGADVGASVRLQDGRRLMMFGDTLRAARFDGQRFVRNSMLLVGDGCLQVVLPADGGALVPDRADPGSSAPVGYWPMSVAAESFPGYDLVAVMLQRVRTTGTTAFDFANLGPSVAVFVVAPGQTPQLLGVRDIGKDSPDAARPAWGAASAIDDGWLYLYGTAHEPAPLVFGFSLRVARVRPEEVLDTGAWRFWDGSTWVRRPGDAVELIGATGGTSQTLSVFERDGRWYALSKRDEFLGTDITVWSAPTPWGPYDAGQAVAPLPSDAATGQLRYMPLAHPDLLPEPGTVVVSYSRNREDVAEILEDPFRYRPRFLRVPLPAAPAPR